Proteins encoded within one genomic window of Brassica rapa cultivar Chiifu-401-42 chromosome A09, CAAS_Brap_v3.01, whole genome shotgun sequence:
- the LOC103842156 gene encoding guanine nucleotide-binding protein alpha-1 subunit isoform X1: MGLLCSRSRHHTEDTDENAQAAEIERRIEQEAKAEKHIRKLLLLGAGESGKSTIFKQIKLLFQTGFDEGELKSYVPVIHANVYQTIKLLHDGTKEFAQNETDPAKYTLSSENMAIGEKLSEIGARLDYPRLTKDLAEGIETLWNDPAIQETCSRGNELQVPDCTKYLMENLKRLSDVNYIPTKEDVLYARVRTTGVVEIQFSPVGENKKSGEVYRLFDVGGQRNERRKWIHLFEGVTAVIFCAAISEYDQTLFEDEQKNRMMETKELFDWVLKQPCFEKTSIMLFLNKFDIFEKKVLDVPLNVCEWFRDYQPVSSGKQEIEHAYEFVKKKFEELYYQNTAPDRVDRVFKIYRTTALDQKLVKKTFKLVDETLRRRNLLEAGLL; the protein is encoded by the exons atGGGCTTACTCTGCAGTAGAAGTCGACATCATACAGAAGATACCGACGAGAATGCACAG GCTGCTGAAATCGAAAGACGGATAGAGCAAGAGGCAAAGGCTGAAAAACATATTCGGAAACTTCTCCTACTTG GTGCTGGAGAATCAGGAAAGTCTACTATTTTTAAGCAG ATAAAACTTCTCTTCCAAACTGGATTCGATGAAGGAGAGCTAAAGAGCTATGTTCCGGTCATCCATGCCAATGTCTATCAGACTATAAAA TTATTGCATGATGGAACGAAGGAGTTTGCTCAAAATGAAACTGATCCTGCAAAATATACGTTATCCTCTGAAAATATG GCCATTGGGGAGAAACTATCTGAAATTGGAGCTAGGTTAGACTATCCGCGTCTTACCAAGGACCTCGCTGAGGGAATAGAAACACTATGGAATGATCCTGCTATCCAG gaAACATGTTCTCGTGGTAATGAGCTTCAGGTTCCCGATTGTACTAAATATCTGATGGAGAACTTGAAGAGACTTTCAGATGTCAACTATATTCCAACCAAG GAGGATGTTCTGTATGCGAGAGTTCGCACAACTGGTGTCGTGGAAATACAGTTCAG CCCTGTGGGAGAAAATAAGAAAAGTGGTGAAGTGTACCGATTGTTTGACGTGGGTGGACAGAGAAATGAGAGAAGGAAATGGATTCATCTGTTTGAAGGTGTTACTGCTGTTATTTTCTGTGCTGCCATCAGCGA GTACGACCAAACACTATTTGAGGACGAGCAGAAAAACAGGATGATGGAGACCAAAGAACTGTTCGACTGGGTCTTGAAACAGCCCTGTTTCGAG AAAACATCCATCATGTTATTCCTCAACAAGTTTGACATATTTGAGAAGAAGGTTCTTGAT GTTCCGTTGAATGTTTGCGAGTGGTTCAGAGATTACCAACCAGTTTCGAGTGGGAAACAAGAGATCGAGCATGCCTACGA GTTTGTGAAGAAGAAATTTGAGGAATTATATTACCAGAACACTGCGCCGGATCGAGTGGACAGGGTGTTTAAGATCTACAGGACGACGGCTTTGGATCAGAAGCTTGTGAAGAAAACGTTCAAGCTTGTAGATGAGACTCTAAGAAGGAGAAACCTCTTGGAGGCTGGTCTTTTATGA
- the LOC103842158 gene encoding polyadenylate-binding protein-interacting protein 7, which yields MNLSKKATTTPSSDPKLKPTTLNPHAAEFVPFTLRSTSTTTTTTSNLDVTTPRLLASSSSVLDRSESSASRHSDEEARQFWSHQLPDDITPDFKLMTTQDDTSYGASGSLSLAGLSLYDAENFPSPSGGGGGGFVFSDQPHGHNLSDKSRYPISSFGEDQSFSPKPWDKQIMSAEKQLLGGNDDRERRNPFGRFMVSENPSIGEMEVNPVEFLASQFPGFAAESLAEVYFANGCDLQLTVEMLTQLELQVDNGLNQNMRPKIPAPAPAPNLTPMDFPALSPAQFGGDDMQQTGNHYQSAGKDNMFFFKPDYVSAVKKLASQDTGLWKYEGNGSGDSSIGGSSRNYHAGGGRGPARSIYSDKLSSNRATPVAWLETGDAVGNLYSDLRGEARDYARLRNVYFEQARQAYLVGNKALAKDLSAKGQMHNMQMKAAHGKAQEAIYRQRNPVGQGINSRGSERMIDLHGLHVSEALQVLKHELSVLRSTARATQERLQVYICVGTGHHTRGSRTLARLPVAVQRYLLEEEGLDFSEPQAGLLRVIIY from the exons ATGAACTTAAGCAAGAAAGCAACGACGACCCCGTCAAGTGATCCAAAGCTAAAGCCAACAACTTTGAACCCTCATGCTGCTGAGTTTGTTCCCTTTACTCTACGCTCTACtagtactactactactactacaagCAACTTGGATGTTACGACACCAAGACTTTTAGCTTCCTCCAGCTCTGTTCTGGACCGGTCGGAGTCATCTGCATCGCGTCATTCAGATGAAGAAGCGCGCCAGTTCTGGAGTCACCAGCTTCCTGATGATATCACTCCAGATTTCAAGCTCATGACTACTCAAGATGACACTTCCTATGGTGCTTCTGGGAGTTTGTCACTAGCTGGCTTGTCCTTGTATGACGCTGAGAACTTTCCTTCTCCTAGtggaggtggaggtggaggGTTTGTGTTTTCTGACCAACCACATGGGCATAACTTGTCGGACAAGAGTAGATATCCCATCTCCTCGTTCGGGGAAGATCAGAGTTTCAGTCCAAAGCCTTGGGATAAGCAGATTATGAGTGCTGAGAAGCAGCTTCTTGGTGGTAATGATGACAGGGAGAGAAGAAACCCTTTTGGTCGATTCATGGTTTCCGAGAATCCAAGTATAGGGGAAATGGAGGTGAACCCTGTGGAGTTTCTCGCTTCTCAGTTCCCTGGGTTTGCTGCTGAGAGTCTTGCTGAAGTTTATTTTGCTAATGGGTGTGATTTGCAGTTGACCGTTGAGATGCTTACTCAGCTTGAG CTACAAGTGGATAATGGTTTGAATCAGAACATGAGGCCTAAGATTCCTGCTCCTGCTCCGGCTCCTAATCTAACTCCCATGGATTTTCCTGCCCTAAGCCCTGCACAGTTTGGTGGGGATGATATGCAACAAACAGGGAACCATTACCAATCTGCTGGAAAGGATAATATGTTTTTCTTCAAGCCAGATTATGTTTCTGCAGTCAAGAAGTTAGCATCCCAAGATACTGGCCTGTGGAAATATGAAGGAAACGGTTCAGGAGACTCATCTATTGGCGGCTCAAGCAGAAACTATCATGCTGGGGGTGGGCGTGGGCCTGCGAGGAGTATATATTCTGATAAGCTGTCCTCAAATCGAGCTACTCCTGTCGCCTGGCTGGAGACCGGGGACGCAGTTG GGAATCTGTATTCTGACTTGCGTGGGGAAGCACGTGACTATGCTCGTCTTCGGAATGTATACTTCGAACAG GCACGGCAAGCATACCTTGTGGGCAATAAGGCCTTGGCTAAAGATCTAAGCGCCAAGGGACAGATGCATAACATGCAGATGAAGGCTGCTCATGGGAAAGCTCAAGAAGCCATTTATCGTCAGAG GAACCCGGTGGGTCAAGGGATCAACAGTAGAGGGAGCGAAAGAATGATAGACTTGCACGGGCTACATGTTAGCGAAGCACTTCAGGTGTTGAAGCACGAGCTGAGCGTGTTGAGGAGCACAGCTCGAGCAACACAAGAGAGGCTTCAGGTTTACATATGCGTAGGGACTGGCCACCACACAAGGGGCTCCCGCACACTGGCTAGGCTCCCTGTTGCTGTACAGCGCTACCTACTCGAAGAAGAAGGCCTTGACTTCTCCGAGCCTCAGGCTGGTCTCCTTAGAGTCATCATATACTGA
- the LOC103842157 gene encoding 3beta-hydroxysteroid-dehydrogenase/decarboxylase: protein MTPESSDAERWCVVTGGRGFAARHLVEMLVRYEMFLVRIADLAPAIQLDPQEQSGVLGEAMRSGRVQYVSADLRDKSQVVKAFKGAEVVFHMAAPDSSINNHQLQYSVNVQGTKNVIDACVNTGVKRLIYTSSPSVVFDGVHGILNGSESMAYPSKHNDSYSATKAEGEALIMDANGCNGLLTCCIRPSSIFGPGDRLLVPSLVAAARAGKSKFIIGDGNNLYDFTYVENVAHAHVCAERALASGGDVSSKASGQAYFITNMEPIKFWEFMSQLLEGLGYERPSIKIPAFVMMPIAYVVELIYKLLGPYGMKVPQLTPSRVRLLSCSRTFDCTKAKDRLGYAPVVPLQEGIRRTIDSFSHLTAGSQSKREGLSKASRILGGGKVADTLLWKDLKQTLTAVLILVSIYYNFVATGSTIITALSKALLVSSVFLFLHGILPEKIFGYTIEKIPASKFHVSKDTSHHLSLSVVTSWNTTVKALKSLCQGNDWSFFLKVVFVLVIMSFAGAVSLHSIFVIGLPIAFIVFLVYEKKEQEIDSVMLGFKSFACKRKNEVSEKLFGSKKYD from the exons ATGACGCCGGAATCTTCAGACGCGGAGCGATGGTGCGTCGTCACCGGCGGCAGAGGATTCGCGGCCAGACACCTCGTCGAAATGCTCGTACGCTACGAGATGTTCCTCGTCCGAATCGCCGATTTAGCCCCGGCGATTCAGCTCGATCCCCAGGAGCAGAGCGGAGTCCTCGGCGAGGCAATGAGATCTGGCCGCGTTCAGTACGTATCAGCTGATCTCCGCGATAAATCTCAAGTCGTGAAAG CTTTTAAGGGAGCGGAGGTGGTGTTCCACATGGCGGCTCCGGATTCGTCTATCAATAATCACCAGCTTCAGTACTCGGTTAATGTTCAAG ggaCGAAAAATGTAATTGATGCTTGTGTTAATACCGGAGTGAAAAGGCTTATCTATACGAGCTCTCCTAGCGTCGTCTTTGATGGTGTTCATGGTATTTTGAATGGGAGTGAATCCATGGCTTACCCATCCAag CACAATGATTCATACTCAGCAACTAAAGCTGAAGGAGAAGCGTTGATCATGGATGCGAATGGCTGTAATGGACTACTCACTTGCTGCATACGTCCCAGCAGCATTTTTGGTCCCGGGGATAGATTGTTGGTTCCCTCACTTGTTGCTGCTGCTCGCGCTGGAAAATCCAAG TTTATCATAGGTGATGGGAATAATCTCTACGATTTCACTTACGTTGAAAACGTTGCTCATGCCCATGTTTGTGCTGAGCGTGCTCTAGCTTCAGGAGGAGATGTTTCTTCAAAAGCTTCAGGCCAG GCATATTTCATTACCAACATGGAGCCAATTAAATTTTGGGAATTTATGTCACAGCTTCTTGAAGGACTTGGCTATGAGAG GCCAAGCATAAAAATCCCTGCGTTTGTCATGATGCCTATAGCATATGTGGTTGaactaatatataaattgttGGGACCATATGGGATGAAAGTACCACAACTAACGCCTTCAAGAGTTAGGCTGCTCTCGTGCAGCAGAACTTTTGATTGCACAAAAGCAAAGGATCGGCTAGGCTATGCTCCTGTTGTGCCACTTCAG GAAGGTATTCGGAGGACTATAGATTCATTCTCTCATCTTACAGCTGGAAGTCAATCCAAAAGAGAGGGCCTATCCAAGGCGTCTAGGATCCTTGGAGGTGGAAAGG TTGCTGATACACTGCTTTGGAAGGACTTAAAGCAGACGCTCACTGCTGTACTCATTCTTGTTAGTATCTATTATAACTTCGTTGCAACTGGATCTACCATCATCACTGCTCTTTCGAAGGCTCTATTGGTATCATCAGTATTTTTGTTCCTCCATGGCATTCTACCAGAAAAAAT ATTTGGCTATACAATTGAAAAGATTCCTGCATCGAAGTTTCACGTTTCGAAAGACACGTCACATCACCTCTCATTGTCAGTGGTAACCTCATGGAACACAACTGTTAAAGCTCTAAAATCTCTTTGCCAGGGGAATGATTGGAGCTTCTTTCTCAAG GTTGTCTTCGTTTTGGTAATAATGAGTTTTGCTGGAGCCGTATCTCTTCACAGCATATTTGTTATAG GACTTCCCATTGCCTTCATTGTTTTTCTCGTGTACGAAAAGAAAGAGCAAGAGATCGACTCTGTAATGTTGGGTTTTAAATCATTCGCATGCAAGCGGAAAAACGAGGTGTCTGAGAAACTGTTTGGAAGCAAGAAATATGACTAA